The Alcaligenes faecalis sequence CTACGTTGCCTCTTTCTTTTTACCGCCACTCTTTCATCATGGATGGGGGCCGGTTTCCGGGCACTGGCCAGTTCCACAACCGCACGTAAAACAGCAGCGTAAGCAGTACGAGCAGGCAGACAAACGTCAGCCCCTGCATACAAGGCGCGCTCACAGGACAAGGGGGACTCATCGGCCAGAAACAGAATGCTGACATTATCCAGTTGCCGCATCGCAGAGATAACGGCATACACATCAAACGCGCTCTCGCCCTCCCCGTCAATAATCAGAATGCGCAGACGCTTTCCGAACATGGCAAGGTCTGTAGGGCTGGTTGCTACCGTCGTGCACATCCCGGAGCCGGCCAAATGATCATGCAGGGCCAACATATCGCCCACACGCGATGATGCAGGCTGTGCAATCAGGAGAAAAACCACATCAAAATCGTACATAGGGCGCGATACGCAGTCCTGTTATCACTGACCACCCTGCATCAATTTAATAATGGCCTGTGTATGCTGGGCATTCTGGGTTCCGATCAGCAAACGCCCATCGGAAATCGTTTCACTGATACGCGCCACACTCACCAGTTGCCCTTGCACACTTAGCAGCAGATAGTGGCCTTGCGCCTGAGCCGTGACACTACGCAGTTTAGTAATCCCGTTCTGGTTCATTTCCAGTAACAGAAAGGTTCCTTGATCTTGTGTCGTCACGGGAGTGACTCGGTGCAGATCGGCTTGCGTCAGAACAGGCTGCGGCAGCGCATAAAGAGAGGTTCCGCCCACGTCCACCGCCACCAAGGGCGCTTCCGCTTTCTCCTGCGCCAAATGCAGGGTGATGACCGTGTTGGATTGATTGCGAGAGGCTGTTGCTGCCACCGCAGGGGCCTTGGCCGACGAGGCAGAACCTTGCATGACAGGCGGTGCCGGATCTACAGGATCAGGAGCCTGGCGAGGCATCGTTTGCTGACAAGCAGCCAGGCCGCCCGCCAGAATCAGTAACGCTAATTTGTGCAGAATATTCATTATTTTCTCAATCACGGCACGCAGCCCGACAAGCCGGGTGCGTGCCGGGTTGCGGTATCCAACTTAACGTTGGCCTTGAACCTCGATATCGACCCGACGATTCGGCGCCAGGCAAGCGATCAACTCAGTACGATTGGGTTGATCACACTGCACAAGGGGACGATCCGAACCAAAGCCTTGCGTCACAAGTGCAGCGGCTGCAATACCCTGGGCCGACAAGGCCTGTCGCACTGCCTGGGCTCGTTGCTGCGACAAATGCTGATTCGATGCCGCATTTCCGATTCGATCCGTATGACCGGATACAGTCACCCGTTCGATGTCGGACATTTGCTTGAGCTGGCCTGCAATATCACGAATCGTGTTCAGACCAGCACTGGTCAAGGTCGCACTGCCAAAAGCAAAGGCCACGTCCCCGGAAAGCGAGAAGGGTTGAACGGTCGCGGTTTGCGGCGCCGCATCCAGCACAGAAGCACACTCACTAGGCTTCCAGTAAAAGCTGCGACCCAGCTTGT is a genomic window containing:
- a CDS encoding OmpA family protein translates to MKKNWFGAALLGSLVLAGCGTLSQVDSEGHTENPVFPEVDKATFHTGSYPNIDNLRQVREGVTRDQLYDLLGRPHFAEGFKVREWDYLFHFNTAQGIKTCQFKVLFDQDKLGRSFYWKPSECASVLDAAPQTATVQPFSLSGDVAFAFGSATLTSAGLNTIRDIAGQLKQMSDIERVTVSGHTDRIGNAASNQHLSQQRAQAVRQALSAQGIAAAALVTQGFGSDRPLVQCDQPNRTELIACLAPNRRVDIEVQGQR